A DNA window from Aminipila luticellarii contains the following coding sequences:
- a CDS encoding NlpC/P60 family protein codes for MNIKQVISNYKSCVIRKTALLDRRTKNGILTGILLCIIFSAVFITLSENGVYQISLAGQKTGYITNKSTLHQAVKKVKAHYEKKNIHIALDEDAIVCKRLDLQKDEITPLTVKELEKKIADSDLCTLKGWIIRADGKNIAAVSSKKAANQILSDIKNQYLDKDSTVIGTDFKEEVLVTQAAVRLSELVKPEEAVHTIISGGKDPEIYTVKDGDTLWNIAASNGMTAAELANANPGFDPNQIKIGQKLQLFTIKPYLTVETKELVSSTEKIDFDTVYEDTNTLYKGEFKIKTAGVCGSKQVTSEVTKENGTVTALQVIKSVTTVEPQSQVALKGTKSGSPYVASRGQNRSLSVSAGGSDILAYAKKFLGVPYTSGGSSPNGFDCSGFTRYVYEKFGASLPHSSASQYGYGMAVSKSQLQPGDLVFFSNSSRISHVGIYAGGGQFIHSPQAGDRVKISSFSSSSLHYCGAVRIAQ; via the coding sequence ATGAATATAAAACAAGTGATAAGCAACTATAAATCCTGTGTGATACGCAAAACAGCCCTGCTGGATCGGCGTACAAAAAACGGTATTCTTACAGGTATTCTTTTATGCATCATTTTTTCTGCGGTTTTTATCACCCTTTCTGAAAACGGCGTATATCAAATTTCTCTTGCCGGACAAAAGACCGGATATATCACAAATAAATCCACGCTTCATCAAGCGGTTAAAAAGGTCAAAGCACACTATGAAAAAAAGAATATTCACATTGCCCTGGATGAAGATGCCATCGTCTGCAAACGGCTTGATCTGCAGAAAGATGAGATAACCCCTTTGACAGTGAAAGAGCTGGAGAAAAAAATAGCCGATTCAGACCTTTGTACGTTAAAAGGCTGGATTATCCGTGCCGACGGGAAAAATATTGCCGCAGTTTCATCTAAAAAAGCCGCCAATCAAATTCTTTCCGATATAAAAAATCAGTATTTGGATAAAGACAGTACGGTAATCGGCACAGATTTCAAAGAAGAGGTTCTTGTCACACAGGCTGCAGTCAGACTGTCAGAGCTGGTAAAGCCTGAGGAAGCTGTCCATACGATTATTTCAGGAGGCAAAGACCCTGAGATTTATACGGTCAAAGACGGAGATACACTGTGGAATATTGCCGCTTCAAATGGAATGACAGCAGCAGAGCTTGCCAATGCCAACCCCGGATTTGATCCAAATCAGATAAAGATCGGTCAAAAGCTCCAGCTTTTTACCATAAAGCCTTATTTGACAGTCGAAACAAAAGAATTGGTTTCCTCCACAGAAAAAATTGATTTTGACACCGTATACGAGGACACCAATACCCTTTACAAAGGTGAATTCAAAATAAAAACAGCCGGTGTATGCGGTTCGAAACAGGTCACTTCAGAAGTAACAAAAGAAAACGGTACAGTTACCGCTTTACAAGTAATAAAATCCGTCACCACAGTAGAACCTCAATCTCAAGTTGCATTAAAGGGCACCAAATCCGGCTCGCCGTATGTGGCAAGCCGTGGTCAAAACAGATCCCTTTCTGTTTCTGCGGGCGGAAGTGACATTCTCGCATATGCTAAGAAATTCCTTGGGGTTCCCTATACCTCCGGCGGTTCAAGCCCCAATGGCTTTGACTGCTCCGGATTTACCCGGTATGTGTATGAAAAGTTTGGAGCGTCATTGCCGCATTCCTCTGCCAGCCAGTATGGATACGGAATGGCTGTATCTAAATCACAGCTTCAGCCCGGTGATCTGGTTTTCTTTTCCAATTCCTCCCGAATCAGCCATGTGGGAATTTATGCAGGCGGCGGTCAATTCATCCACTCTCCGCAAGCCGGTGACCGGGTTAAAATCAGCAGTTTTTCTTCCAGTAGCCTTCACTACTGCGGTGCTGTCAGAATTGCACAATAA
- a CDS encoding MFS transporter, translated as MNHNKSTKQWIFAITSMANLSATFAMNSVNLALPVIAKEFGASQGDVSWLTLIYSLIPCCMLLICGKIGDLYGYKRQYKIGFSFFALSSALAPIFSHTLPTLFFFRALQGLGYSLLISITQATISQTFDDTERGKALGINSVFVSVGFASGPTIGGLLLLHFSWHSIFYFSIPFCAAGLIATIFIMPEEEEIRQKHEVNLDWQGGVLFAVSVGTLAVGLNFSDDWGIGSAPFLSCLAVFALMMGFFIWREKSVEEPLIPLKLFRNKTFSLANVTCALSYMTQQLTAYLFPFFLINVLLLEPDKAGLVLLASPIAMMAASPVGGALSDKYGTRRPAAAGLVLIALNCILVGFFKEKMSVFIVLLVLMMVGAGNGLSVSAINSAILGSVPKSYAGVASGTLATMRNIGNTFGTAIGSVLLITRQAHYSALEPELSSRTLYLYAQRDTFLAGLGMILLAIVLVVNLPHKNSDLE; from the coding sequence TTGAATCATAATAAATCGACAAAGCAGTGGATTTTTGCCATTACGAGCATGGCCAATCTAAGTGCCACCTTTGCCATGAATAGTGTAAACCTGGCTCTCCCTGTTATTGCGAAGGAATTCGGAGCATCCCAGGGAGATGTCAGCTGGCTTACTTTGATCTATTCCTTGATTCCCTGTTGCATGCTTTTAATATGCGGTAAAATTGGGGATTTATATGGGTATAAAAGACAATATAAAATCGGGTTCAGCTTTTTCGCTTTATCTTCTGCGCTGGCACCGATTTTTTCCCATACGCTTCCGACCTTATTTTTTTTCAGAGCATTACAGGGCTTGGGATACAGCTTGCTGATTTCAATTACTCAGGCAACTATTTCACAAACCTTCGACGATACGGAACGGGGAAAAGCACTTGGAATTAATTCTGTTTTCGTTTCAGTGGGATTTGCTTCCGGGCCGACCATAGGAGGACTCCTGCTCCTTCACTTTTCATGGCACTCTATTTTTTATTTTTCCATACCATTTTGTGCAGCCGGATTAATCGCAACGATTTTTATCATGCCGGAGGAGGAAGAAATCAGACAGAAGCATGAGGTGAACCTAGATTGGCAGGGCGGTGTTTTATTTGCCGTCTCTGTGGGAACGCTGGCAGTAGGATTGAATTTCAGCGATGATTGGGGGATAGGGTCGGCTCCTTTTCTTTCTTGCTTGGCCGTATTCGCCCTGATGATGGGCTTTTTTATATGGAGGGAAAAATCTGTCGAAGAACCCCTGATCCCGTTAAAACTATTTAGAAATAAGACCTTTTCACTGGCAAATGTCACATGTGCGCTATCCTATATGACACAACAGCTTACCGCATATCTTTTTCCTTTTTTCCTTATCAATGTTTTGCTGCTGGAGCCAGACAAGGCGGGGCTTGTATTGCTGGCTTCTCCGATTGCCATGATGGCGGCATCTCCGGTAGGAGGAGCACTTTCAGATAAATACGGAACTCGAAGACCCGCTGCTGCGGGGCTTGTATTAATCGCATTGAACTGCATTCTGGTGGGCTTTTTTAAAGAAAAGATGAGCGTTTTTATTGTCCTGCTGGTGTTGATGATGGTGGGAGCGGGAAATGGGTTGAGCGTATCGGCTATCAATTCGGCCATTCTGGGCTCTGTTCCCAAATCCTATGCAGGTGTGGCGTCGGGAACGCTGGCAACTATGAGGAATATAGGAAATACCTTTGGCACAGCGATCGGAAGTGTTCTGTTGATTACCAGACAGGCTCATTATAGTGCTTTGGAGCCTGAGCTGAGCAGCAGGACCTTATATCTTTATGCTCAGAGAGACACGTTTCTTGCAGGTTTGGGCATGATCCTTCTGGCTATTGTGCTTGTGGTGAATCTGCCGCATAAGAATTCAGATCTGGAGTAG